One Hyphomicrobium album genomic window carries:
- a CDS encoding glycosyltransferase family 25 protein — translation MWVFVINLDRDRERLARMLSEGQRVGISFERFVAVDGKHLDGELRDQFYQGAAPHEAAFTAGEIGCYASHLRIHRLLEDRTGEFALILEDDVRLADDLVPTIKAAVGCARDWDIIRLSNATKSVVQPVAPLGNGRDLVRYWTVPNGTGAYLISRTGAIKFADAYARRTLPIDEDLRRPWRSGLVTYGVVPPPVDPDVLDTSQIDAMGRDRKLSARARFKDAAPRRDALAQWRYRLATFGALGSLRAVAHSAAASVVKRMRGRKAAEKFYRL, via the coding sequence ATGTGGGTCTTCGTCATCAACCTCGATAGGGATCGCGAGCGCCTCGCGCGCATGCTGAGCGAGGGCCAGCGCGTCGGCATTTCCTTCGAGCGTTTCGTCGCCGTCGACGGCAAGCATCTCGACGGCGAGCTGCGCGATCAGTTCTATCAAGGCGCCGCCCCGCACGAGGCCGCCTTCACCGCCGGCGAGATCGGCTGCTACGCCAGCCATCTGCGCATTCACCGGCTGCTCGAGGACAGGACCGGCGAGTTCGCGCTGATCCTCGAGGACGACGTGCGCCTCGCCGATGACCTGGTGCCGACGATCAAGGCGGCGGTTGGGTGCGCCCGCGACTGGGACATCATTCGATTGTCCAACGCGACGAAAAGCGTGGTGCAGCCGGTGGCGCCGCTCGGCAACGGCCGCGATCTCGTGCGCTATTGGACGGTGCCGAACGGCACGGGCGCCTACCTCATCAGCCGCACCGGTGCCATCAAGTTCGCCGACGCCTATGCAAGGCGCACGCTGCCTATCGACGAGGACCTGCGCCGGCCCTGGCGCAGCGGTCTCGTCACCTACGGGGTGGTGCCGCCGCCGGTCGATCCCGACGTGCTCGACACATCGCAGATTGACGCGATGGGCCGCGACCGCAAGCTGTCGGCGCGGGCGCGGTTCAAGGATGCGGCTCCCCGGCGCGACGCGCTGGCCCAATGGCGGTATCGGCTCGCGACGTTCGGCGCGCTAGGTTCACTGCGCGCCGTGGCGCATTCCGCGGCGGCCTCGGTCGTGAAGCGCATGCGCGGGCGCAAGGCGGCCGAGAAGTTCTATAGGCTGTGA
- a CDS encoding ceramidase domain-containing protein, whose translation MDWSKVYSYCERGGDPSFWAEPLNAISNGAFVVAGLIAAWQLARAPRRDPALWEWLMIVLVVCIGIGSFMFHTYATVWAIPFDTIPISLFMLAYLGYALRRFAGAPWIVVIAALVGFFYSVKYMQGMQCSNELLPMTRGAGKRCFNGTLGYTPAFAALLLVGTLLLLQGHRAAKYLFAAAILFLAAMTFRTVDYEVCRWAVRGGRGVGSHFLWHTFNGLLLYVLLLGAIRHGAPKRTE comes from the coding sequence ATGGATTGGAGCAAGGTCTATAGCTATTGCGAGCGCGGCGGCGACCCAAGCTTCTGGGCGGAGCCGCTCAATGCCATCTCGAACGGCGCCTTCGTCGTCGCCGGGCTGATCGCTGCCTGGCAGCTCGCCCGCGCGCCGCGGCGCGATCCGGCGCTGTGGGAATGGCTGATGATCGTGCTGGTGGTTTGCATCGGCATCGGCAGCTTCATGTTCCACACCTACGCCACGGTGTGGGCCATCCCCTTCGACACGATTCCGATCTCGCTGTTCATGCTCGCCTACCTCGGCTACGCGCTGCGCCGCTTCGCCGGCGCGCCGTGGATCGTCGTGATCGCGGCGCTGGTCGGCTTCTTCTACAGCGTCAAGTACATGCAAGGCATGCAATGCTCGAACGAGTTGCTGCCGATGACGCGCGGGGCGGGCAAGCGCTGCTTCAACGGCACGCTCGGCTATACGCCGGCCTTCGCCGCTTTGCTGCTGGTTGGCACGCTGCTGCTCCTGCAGGGCCATCGCGCCGCCAAATACTTGTTCGCCGCCGCTATTCTATTCCTCGCGGCGATGACCTTCCGCACCGTCGACTACGAGGTATGCCGCTGGGCGGTGCGCGGTGGGCGCGGCGTCGGCAGCCACTTCCTCTGGCACACCTTCAACGGGCTCTTGCTCTACGTTCTGCTGTTAGGTGCCATCCGGCATGGAGCGCCAAAGCGCACCGAGTGA
- a CDS encoding DNA recombination protein RmuC, with protein sequence MLDWLQSLKPAALAGLPADLPPVLIYAGAAGAVFVVALLLIVVSRSRARAAQMEFAELKGRLSAMAELAAQQSSDQARALNDRIDTLARHLSQTLDTTAARLGDNLSEAGRRTSESLSTLNERLALIDEANRSLSDLSNEVGSLHGVLANKQARGAFGQVRMETIVRDALPAGAYEFQATLSNGKRPDCVIRLPGAHAALVIDSKFPLEGFEALRVAQSADETKLACAAVREAVGRHVAAIADKYLIPGETQETALMFVPSESICADLFEKFPDLVQAAHRARVMIVAPNTLMLAVQTVLALLKDARMRDHADVIRREVEHLLTDVAQLVERVGDLERHFALSGKSLEKVSVSTAKILGRRQRLNAFDVDAMGEVEGNVTALPSAAAPKEAKRGRTG encoded by the coding sequence ATGCTCGATTGGCTGCAAAGTCTCAAGCCCGCCGCGCTCGCAGGCCTCCCGGCGGATCTACCGCCGGTGCTCATATATGCGGGCGCGGCCGGCGCCGTTTTCGTCGTCGCGCTGCTGCTCATCGTCGTGAGCCGGTCGCGGGCCCGCGCCGCGCAGATGGAATTCGCCGAGCTGAAGGGCCGGCTGTCGGCGATGGCCGAGCTCGCCGCCCAGCAAAGCTCCGACCAGGCGCGCGCGCTGAACGACCGCATCGACACCCTGGCGCGGCACCTGTCGCAGACGCTCGATACGACCGCGGCGCGTCTCGGCGACAACCTGAGCGAGGCGGGGCGGCGCACCTCGGAAAGCCTGTCGACGCTGAACGAGCGCCTGGCGCTGATCGACGAGGCCAACCGCAGCTTGTCGGATCTGTCGAACGAGGTCGGCTCGCTGCACGGCGTGCTCGCCAACAAGCAGGCGCGCGGCGCCTTTGGGCAGGTGCGCATGGAGACGATCGTACGCGACGCGCTGCCGGCGGGCGCCTACGAATTTCAGGCGACGCTGTCGAACGGCAAGCGGCCCGACTGCGTGATCCGCCTTCCGGGTGCGCATGCGGCATTGGTGATCGACTCCAAATTCCCGCTGGAAGGCTTCGAGGCGCTGCGCGTGGCGCAATCGGCCGACGAGACGAAGCTCGCCTGCGCCGCCGTGCGCGAGGCGGTCGGGCGGCACGTGGCCGCGATCGCCGACAAGTACCTGATCCCCGGCGAGACGCAGGAGACGGCGCTGATGTTCGTGCCGTCGGAATCGATCTGCGCCGATCTGTTCGAGAAGTTCCCCGACCTGGTGCAAGCGGCGCACCGCGCCCGCGTCATGATCGTGGCGCCCAACACGCTGATGCTGGCGGTGCAGACGGTGCTGGCGCTGTTGAAGGACGCCAGGATGCGCGACCACGCCGACGTCATCCGCCGCGAGGTCGAGCACCTGCTGACCGACGTGGCGCAGCTCGTCGAGCGGGTCGGTGACTTGGAGCGCCACTTCGCGCTGTCGGGCAAGTCGCTGGAGAAGGTGTCGGTGTCGACCGCCAAGATCCTCGGCCGCCGCCAGCGCCTGAACGCCTTCGACGTCGACGCGATGGGCGAGGTCGAGGGCAACGTCACGGCGTTGCCGAGCGCCGCGGCCCCGAAAGAGGCAAAGCGCGGACGCACCGGGTAG
- a CDS encoding phosphatase PAP2 family protein, whose amino-acid sequence MATPDTEERSGWSYACLAISLLLFTSATLGVVFGVTDGLDASVRGAVNAWASPGLTSYFESLTHLGSTAVVYSLTVIAVLALWLLGKRPAALHLAVVMAVAGILNNAVKMSIARARPEAFFGDLPASYSFASGHALFAGCLYGVLGGMLAAAAPRGWQRAAILGCSLALIGGIGLSRVYLGVHYPSDVIAGLALAALIICAVRGILSR is encoded by the coding sequence ATGGCGACACCCGACACCGAAGAGCGATCCGGCTGGAGCTATGCCTGCCTCGCGATCTCGCTGCTGCTGTTCACCAGCGCCACGCTCGGCGTCGTGTTCGGGGTCACCGACGGACTCGATGCAAGTGTGCGAGGGGCGGTGAATGCTTGGGCGTCGCCCGGCCTCACGTCGTACTTCGAGAGCCTGACGCACCTCGGCTCGACGGCCGTAGTCTATTCGTTGACCGTCATTGCCGTATTGGCTCTCTGGCTCCTCGGCAAGCGCCCGGCGGCGCTGCATTTGGCGGTGGTCATGGCCGTGGCCGGCATCTTGAACAACGCGGTGAAGATGTCGATCGCGCGGGCGCGCCCGGAAGCCTTCTTCGGCGACCTGCCCGCCAGCTACAGCTTTGCCAGCGGGCACGCGCTGTTCGCCGGCTGCCTTTACGGCGTGCTCGGCGGCATGCTGGCGGCAGCGGCGCCGCGCGGGTGGCAGCGCGCCGCAATCCTAGGCTGCTCGCTGGCGCTCATCGGCGGCATCGGCCTGTCGCGAGTTTATTTGGGGGTCCACTATCCGAGCGACGTGATCGCCGGCTTGGCGCTCGCGGCGCTTATCATCTGCGCCGTGCGGGGCATCCTATCGCGCTAG
- a CDS encoding diacylglycerol/lipid kinase family protein — protein MDQIATQSVIACIVNQRARSNAAAQLAERVAELFRAHGVRVETIVIEDGSQLLPVARRFARNGKGIVVAAGGDGTVSAVASAIVGTQATLGVLPLGTLNHFAKDMGIPLDLDAAVENIIHGVPKLVDVGEVNERIFVNNSSIGLYPAIVQQRSRHQSRGMSKWAAFARAIYTVLRRMPHFHATVRADGRYDGRDRTPFIFVGNNPYQTNGLQIGERQRLDTGRLWVCRAPDADRLTLMWMAFRALFGRTAPGELKVNEVEELWVQTRKNRRIKLANDGEVFATRSPLHYRILPLALRVLVPAQS, from the coding sequence GTGGATCAGATAGCAACTCAGTCGGTCATCGCCTGCATCGTCAATCAGCGGGCGCGCTCCAACGCCGCCGCCCAGCTGGCGGAGCGCGTGGCCGAGCTGTTCCGCGCCCACGGCGTCAGAGTGGAGACCATCGTCATCGAGGACGGCAGCCAGTTGCTTCCCGTCGCGCGGCGTTTCGCGCGGAACGGCAAGGGCATTGTCGTGGCGGCCGGCGGCGACGGAACCGTCAGTGCCGTCGCCTCGGCCATCGTCGGCACCCAAGCGACGCTGGGAGTTCTGCCGCTCGGCACGCTCAATCACTTCGCCAAGGACATGGGCATCCCGCTCGATCTCGATGCCGCGGTGGAGAACATCATCCACGGCGTGCCGAAGCTCGTCGACGTCGGCGAGGTCAACGAGCGCATCTTCGTCAACAACTCGAGCATCGGGCTCTATCCGGCCATCGTGCAGCAGCGTTCGCGCCACCAGAGCCGCGGCATGAGCAAATGGGCGGCCTTCGCGCGCGCCATTTACACGGTGCTGCGGCGCATGCCCCACTTCCACGCCACGGTGCGTGCGGACGGCCGATACGACGGACGCGACCGCACGCCCTTCATCTTCGTCGGCAACAACCCCTACCAGACGAACGGCCTGCAGATCGGCGAGCGGCAGCGGCTCGACACCGGACGTCTATGGGTGTGCCGCGCACCCGACGCCGACCGCCTTACGCTCATGTGGATGGCGTTTCGCGCCCTGTTCGGACGCACGGCCCCGGGCGAGCTCAAGGTGAACGAGGTCGAGGAACTCTGGGTGCAGACGCGCAAGAATCGCCGCATCAAGCTCGCCAACGACGGCGAGGTGTTCGCGACGCGCTCGCCGCTGCACTACCGCATCCTGCCTCTGGCCCTGCGGGTGCTGGTGCCGGCGCAGAGCTAG
- a CDS encoding CreA family protein codes for MRTIAACFGLLLMLAAPAAAEDPDLIFKKTTVWKLLSPDHKLGTYAIDDPDVEGVTCYFTVPEKGGWTGWLGLAEELSNASLACRQVGPIKFKRKLEQGDEAFSQRRSLIFKKMQIVRGCDAKRNVLVYMTYTDKIIEGSPENSTSAVPISPWGETAAPVKCSDWITG; via the coding sequence ATGCGCACGATCGCCGCCTGCTTCGGCTTGCTTCTAATGCTCGCCGCTCCCGCGGCTGCGGAGGACCCCGACCTCATCTTCAAGAAGACGACGGTCTGGAAGCTGCTGTCGCCCGACCACAAGCTCGGCACCTATGCCATCGACGACCCTGACGTCGAAGGGGTCACCTGCTACTTCACGGTGCCGGAGAAGGGCGGCTGGACCGGCTGGCTCGGCCTCGCCGAAGAGCTGTCGAACGCCTCGCTCGCCTGCCGCCAGGTCGGACCCATCAAATTCAAGCGCAAGCTCGAGCAGGGCGACGAGGCCTTCAGCCAGCGGCGCTCGCTCATCTTCAAGAAGATGCAGATCGTGCGCGGCTGCGATGCCAAGCGCAACGTGCTGGTCTACATGACCTATACCGACAAGATCATCGAAGGCAGCCCGGAGAACTCGACCTCCGCCGTGCCGATCAGCCCGTGGGGCGAGACCGCGGCACCGGTGAAGTGCTCGGACTGGATCACGGGGTAG
- a CDS encoding YcgN family cysteine cluster protein, whose amino-acid sequence MHNPDPVQEAPGYRPFWEVKPLTAMSHAEWESLCDGCGQCCLIKVEDEDTGGIYLTRLGCKLLDTTSCRCRDYPRRKKRVPDCISIGPDDISRLSWLPQTCAYRSLAEGRGLEWWHPLVSGDPETVHAAGISVRGWARSEKGVKPSAIARYIIGEAG is encoded by the coding sequence ATGCATAACCCGGACCCCGTTCAGGAAGCGCCCGGCTACCGCCCCTTCTGGGAGGTGAAGCCGCTCACCGCCATGTCGCACGCGGAGTGGGAATCCCTCTGCGATGGCTGCGGCCAGTGCTGCCTCATCAAGGTCGAGGACGAGGACACGGGCGGCATCTACCTGACGCGGCTCGGCTGCAAGCTGCTCGATACAACCTCGTGCCGCTGCCGCGATTACCCGCGACGCAAGAAGCGCGTCCCCGACTGCATCAGCATCGGACCGGACGACATCTCGCGGCTCTCCTGGCTCCCGCAGACCTGCGCCTATCGCAGCCTCGCCGAAGGGCGCGGCCTCGAGTGGTGGCATCCGCTCGTCTCCGGCGACCCTGAAACGGTTCATGCTGCTGGGATATCGGTGCGCGGCTGGGCGCGCAGTGAGAAAGGCGTCAAGCCGAGCGCCATCGCCCGCTACATCATCGGCGAGGCGGGCTGA
- a CDS encoding ABC-F family ATP-binding cassette domain-containing protein has product MPPPLLQLSDIALTFGGHPLLDGVELSVSAGERVCLVGRNGSGKSTLLKIAAGLIEPDRGERFVQPGASIRYLPQEPDFAGHATTLAYVEAGLGASDDAHQARYMLQQLGLTGEEDPAHLSGGEARRAALARVLAPQPDILLLDEPTNHLDLTTIEWLESTLAAQRGALVIISHDRRFLETLSRVTVWLDRGHARRVDIGFKEFEAWRDQQLAEEEVQQHKLDRKIVREEHWVRYGVTARRKRNVRRMAELGALRQQRREHRRVTGKAVIEAAQGEKSGALVAEAKAVSKAYGERPIVDQFSTRVMRGDRIGIVGPNGSGKTTLVSVLTGVQPPDGGEVRLGANVAMASLEQDRDSLDPNWTLAEALTGGRGDQVAVGNGHKHVVGYMKDFLFQPEQARTPLRVLSGGERGRLMLARALAKPSNLLVLDEPTNDLDLETLDVLEEMLSEYAGTVILISHDRDFLDRVVHAVIVPEGSGKWAEYAGGYSDMLTQRGSDLSGRRTTKPAPKEKAPSSEAPAVSAAKRKLSFKDKHALETLPKQMATLHDEAKKLNAALADPGLYGRDAKAFADTSARLAAVQGELAAAEERWLELEILREELDRA; this is encoded by the coding sequence ATGCCGCCGCCGCTCCTCCAGCTCAGCGATATCGCGCTCACCTTCGGCGGCCATCCGCTGCTCGACGGCGTCGAGCTGTCGGTCTCTGCCGGCGAGCGCGTGTGTCTCGTCGGCCGCAACGGCTCCGGCAAGTCGACGCTGCTCAAGATCGCCGCCGGGTTGATCGAGCCCGATCGCGGCGAACGCTTCGTGCAGCCCGGCGCCAGCATCCGCTACCTGCCGCAGGAGCCTGACTTCGCCGGCCACGCGACCACGCTCGCCTACGTTGAAGCTGGGCTTGGCGCGAGCGACGACGCCCACCAGGCGCGCTACATGCTGCAGCAGCTCGGTCTCACCGGCGAGGAAGACCCGGCGCATCTCTCAGGCGGCGAGGCGCGCCGTGCGGCGCTCGCGCGAGTATTGGCGCCGCAGCCTGACATTCTCTTGCTCGACGAGCCGACCAACCACCTCGATCTCACCACCATCGAGTGGCTGGAGTCGACGCTCGCGGCGCAGCGCGGCGCGCTGGTTATTATCAGCCACGACCGCCGCTTCCTCGAGACGCTGTCGCGCGTCACCGTGTGGCTCGACCGCGGACACGCGCGGCGCGTCGACATCGGCTTCAAGGAGTTCGAGGCCTGGCGCGATCAGCAGCTCGCCGAGGAAGAGGTTCAGCAGCACAAGCTCGACCGCAAGATCGTGCGCGAGGAGCACTGGGTCCGCTACGGTGTCACCGCGCGCCGCAAGCGCAACGTGCGGCGCATGGCCGAGCTCGGCGCGCTGCGTCAACAGCGGCGCGAGCATCGGCGCGTCACGGGCAAGGCGGTGATCGAGGCGGCCCAGGGGGAGAAATCCGGCGCGCTGGTCGCCGAGGCGAAGGCGGTGTCGAAGGCCTACGGCGAGCGGCCGATCGTCGACCAATTCTCGACGCGCGTCATGCGCGGCGACCGCATCGGCATCGTCGGGCCGAACGGCTCGGGCAAGACGACGCTCGTCAGCGTGCTCACCGGCGTGCAGCCGCCCGACGGCGGTGAGGTGCGCCTCGGCGCCAACGTCGCGATGGCATCGCTCGAGCAGGACCGCGACAGCCTCGACCCCAATTGGACGCTTGCCGAGGCGCTGACCGGCGGCCGCGGCGACCAGGTGGCGGTCGGCAACGGCCACAAGCACGTCGTCGGCTACATGAAGGACTTCCTTTTCCAACCGGAGCAGGCACGGACGCCGCTGCGCGTGCTGTCGGGCGGCGAGCGCGGGCGCCTGATGCTGGCGCGGGCGCTGGCCAAGCCGTCGAACCTCTTGGTGCTCGACGAGCCGACCAACGATCTCGACCTAGAAACCCTCGACGTGCTCGAGGAGATGTTGAGCGAGTACGCCGGCACGGTCATCCTCATCAGCCACGACCGCGACTTCCTCGATCGCGTCGTGCACGCCGTGATCGTTCCCGAGGGCTCCGGCAAGTGGGCGGAGTACGCCGGCGGCTACAGCGATATGCTGACCCAACGCGGCAGCGATCTATCGGGCAGGCGCACTACCAAGCCGGCCCCAAAGGAGAAGGCGCCTTCGTCCGAGGCGCCTGCAGTGAGTGCCGCCAAGCGCAAGCTGAGTTTCAAGGACAAGCACGCGCTGGAGACGCTGCCGAAGCAGATGGCGACGCTGCATGACGAGGCGAAGAAGCTCAACGCCGCGCTCGCCGATCCGGGACTCTACGGGCGCGACGCTAAGGCATTTGCGGACACCTCCGCGCGCCTCGCAGCGGTGCAGGGGGAGCTTGCCGCCGCCGAGGAGCGGTGGCTCGAGCTCGAAATCCTCCGCGAGGAACTCGACCGCGCCTAG
- a CDS encoding BaiN/RdsA family NAD(P)/FAD-dependent oxidoreductase, which yields MTDGPSCSIAVVGGGPAGLMAAEVLAASGADVTVYDRMPTLARKLLMAGRGGLNLTHSEDFARLAARYGDREKFLRLALETFPPAAARAWCKGLGQPTFVGSSGRVFPKSMKASPLLRAWLGRLAQAGVIFRTRQRWLGWDDAGRLTFDTPEGETAITADAVILALGGASWPRLGSTGDWVPLLGAAGVGIAPLVPANCGFIVEWTEEFARRFQGQPLKRIALSFADRSVRGEALVTARGLEGGAVYALSGALRDAIAAGAPAELSVDLRPDVSLADLAARLAKPRGKQSLSTFLRKVASLSPVEIGLLHESAHAQLAQMNPMALAGLIKAVPLRLMAPAPIETAISTAGGVAWDAVDEHLMLHARPGAFVAGEMLDWEAPTGGYLLQACLATGALAGRGALQWLARR from the coding sequence ATGACGGACGGCCCGAGTTGCAGCATCGCCGTCGTGGGTGGCGGCCCCGCGGGCTTGATGGCGGCCGAAGTGCTGGCCGCCAGCGGCGCCGACGTTACCGTCTACGACCGGATGCCGACGCTCGCCCGCAAGCTCCTCATGGCCGGACGCGGCGGCCTCAACCTCACCCACAGCGAGGACTTCGCCCGGCTCGCGGCACGTTACGGCGATCGGGAAAAATTCCTACGTTTGGCCCTGGAAACTTTCCCGCCTGCCGCAGCGCGTGCCTGGTGCAAAGGGCTCGGCCAGCCAACCTTCGTCGGCTCGAGCGGCCGCGTCTTTCCCAAGTCCATGAAGGCTTCGCCGCTGTTGCGCGCCTGGCTTGGGCGACTGGCACAGGCGGGCGTCATCTTTCGCACCCGCCAGCGATGGCTCGGCTGGGATGACGCGGGGCGGCTTACGTTCGACACGCCGGAGGGCGAAACGGCCATTACAGCCGATGCCGTGATCCTGGCGCTCGGCGGCGCGAGCTGGCCGCGGCTCGGCTCGACCGGAGACTGGGTACCGCTCCTTGGTGCCGCGGGTGTCGGGATTGCGCCGCTTGTGCCGGCCAATTGCGGCTTCATCGTCGAATGGACGGAAGAGTTCGCCCGCCGCTTCCAGGGCCAGCCGCTGAAACGCATCGCACTGTCGTTCGCCGACCGCAGCGTGCGCGGCGAGGCGCTCGTCACCGCGCGCGGCCTCGAGGGCGGCGCCGTGTACGCGCTCTCCGGCGCGCTCCGCGATGCCATCGCTGCGGGCGCACCGGCAGAGCTCTCCGTCGACTTGCGCCCCGACGTGTCGCTCGCCGACCTCGCGGCGCGCCTGGCGAAGCCGCGCGGCAAGCAGTCGCTTTCGACCTTCCTGCGCAAGGTTGCGAGCTTATCGCCGGTCGAGATCGGACTGCTGCACGAAAGTGCGCACGCACAGCTGGCACAAATGAATCCCATGGCACTGGCGGGTTTGATCAAGGCGGTGCCGCTGCGCCTCATGGCGCCGGCGCCGATCGAGACCGCCATCTCGACGGCGGGTGGGGTCGCCTGGGACGCGGTCGACGAGCACTTGATGCTGCACGCACGACCCGGCGCGTTCGTCGCGGGCGAGATGCTCGACTGGGAGGCGCCGACCGGCGGCTATCTCTTGCAGGCGTGTCTCGCCACCGGCGCCCTCGCCGGCCGCGGCGCACTGCAGTGGCTCGCGCGCCGCTAG
- a CDS encoding sensor histidine kinase, which yields MSLRGRLLVSILATLLLSLIAGGAFTYWHAVAKIETEMNAAIVVGSRIARNAVDDWEEATDPARRLALLIADFEGDRHLRAMLVGPDGKVVHASRVAQAETPAPAWLVSLLAAPAKQAKMDLPAVFDRFGTVVLQTDPRNEVAEVWSDMWLTLSVLTIFCALVLAFIYWTLATTIRPLNNLTSAFARVGGGDYRERLTERGPRELKRLSQSFNQMIERLARAEAQNKRLQQQLTSVQDEERADLARDLHDEIGPLLFAADVDAVAIEQLAKAGEYEAIPHRVGIIRDAIGRMQKHVRDILGRLRSAMLLDVGLAHAIDNLVAFWRAHRPKLAVSVDVPEESFGEAIDGTIYRIVQESLSNAVRHGSPTAISIVVKAGADGSIDIRVTDDGGGLKAGNGGSGYGIIGMQERVATLGGRLDISNNHDGQGVVVSAHLPAPAPSAAARTYETHEATLQ from the coding sequence TTGTCGCTGCGCGGTCGCCTCCTCGTTTCGATCCTTGCCACGCTGCTGCTGAGCCTAATAGCCGGCGGCGCGTTCACCTATTGGCACGCGGTTGCCAAGATCGAGACAGAGATGAACGCGGCCATCGTCGTCGGCAGCCGCATCGCGCGCAACGCCGTCGACGACTGGGAGGAGGCGACCGACCCGGCACGCCGGCTCGCGCTGCTGATTGCCGACTTCGAGGGTGACCGCCATCTGCGCGCGATGCTCGTCGGCCCCGACGGCAAGGTCGTGCATGCTTCGCGGGTGGCGCAGGCCGAAACCCCGGCGCCGGCTTGGCTCGTGTCGCTGCTGGCGGCGCCCGCCAAGCAGGCGAAGATGGACCTGCCGGCCGTCTTCGATCGCTTCGGCACCGTCGTCCTGCAGACTGACCCACGCAACGAAGTCGCCGAAGTCTGGAGCGACATGTGGCTCACGCTGAGCGTGCTCACCATCTTCTGCGCGCTGGTGCTGGCCTTCATCTACTGGACGCTGGCGACCACCATTCGCCCACTGAACAACTTGACGTCGGCGTTTGCGCGCGTCGGCGGGGGCGACTACCGCGAGCGCCTGACCGAGCGCGGTCCGCGCGAACTCAAGCGCCTGTCGCAAAGCTTCAACCAGATGATCGAGCGCCTGGCGCGCGCGGAGGCGCAGAACAAGCGCCTGCAGCAACAGCTCACCAGTGTGCAGGATGAGGAGCGCGCCGACCTCGCCCGCGACCTGCACGACGAGATCGGGCCATTGCTGTTTGCCGCCGACGTCGATGCCGTGGCGATCGAACAGCTCGCCAAAGCGGGTGAGTACGAGGCGATCCCGCATCGCGTCGGCATCATCCGTGATGCCATCGGCCGCATGCAGAAGCACGTGCGCGACATCCTCGGACGCTTGCGCTCGGCGATGTTGCTCGATGTTGGGCTGGCGCATGCGATTGATAACCTCGTCGCCTTCTGGCGCGCGCACCGGCCCAAGCTCGCCGTGAGCGTGGACGTGCCGGAGGAGAGCTTCGGTGAGGCGATCGACGGCACGATCTACCGCATCGTTCAGGAAAGCCTGAGCAACGCCGTGCGCCACGGTTCGCCCACGGCGATCTCGATCGTGGTCAAGGCGGGGGCCGACGGGTCCATCGACATTCGCGTCACCGACGACGGCGGCGGACTGAAAGCCGGCAACGGTGGCAGCGGCTACGGCATCATTGGCATGCAGGAGCGCGTCGCGACGCTCGGCGGCCGGCTCGATATCTCCAATAACCACGACGGACAAGGGGTCGTCGTCTCCGCCCATCTTCCCGCGCCTGCGCCGTCCGCAGCCGCCCGCACCTACGAAACGCACGAGGCAACGCTGCAATGA
- a CDS encoding response regulator, which translates to MKILLVDDHIVVREGVRRLLSGMSGAELHEASTGEEALAMFRDIKPELVLLDLNLTGIGGLELLRRLLSEDEKVRVVVFSMHAEPIYAARALRLGARGYVSKSAGADELVTAVKKVAEGGRYVEREIAGELAFTQLSAEDPLQQLTMREIEILRLLGEGNSLTEIAQTIGVAYKTVANTCSIIKSKLGVERTADLIRVSMEMK; encoded by the coding sequence ATGAAGATTCTGCTGGTCGACGATCACATCGTGGTGCGCGAGGGCGTCCGCCGTCTCTTGTCGGGCATGAGCGGCGCCGAGCTGCACGAGGCATCGACGGGCGAGGAGGCGCTCGCCATGTTCCGCGACATAAAGCCGGAGCTGGTGTTGCTCGACTTGAACCTCACCGGCATCGGCGGCCTCGAGCTGCTCCGTCGCCTCCTGAGCGAGGACGAGAAGGTGCGCGTCGTCGTGTTCTCGATGCATGCCGAGCCGATCTACGCCGCCCGGGCGCTGCGCCTTGGCGCGCGCGGCTATGTGAGCAAGAGCGCCGGCGCCGACGAGCTCGTCACCGCGGTCAAGAAGGTGGCGGAGGGCGGCCGCTACGTGGAGCGCGAGATCGCCGGCGAGCTGGCGTTCACGCAGCTCTCGGCCGAGGACCCACTGCAACAGCTGACCATGCGCGAGATCGAGATCCTGCGACTGCTGGGCGAGGGCAACAGCTTGACCGAGATCGCGCAGACCATCGGTGTCGCCTACAAGACGGTCGCCAACACCTGCTCGATCATCAAGAGCAAGCTCGGCGTCGAGCGCACGGCCGACCTCATCCGCGTGTCGATGGAAATGAAGTAG